One Eubacteriales bacterium mix99 genomic window carries:
- a CDS encoding deoxyguanosinetriphosphate triphosphohydrolase: protein MIREELEKLEEEILSPLAAKSSKSKGRLHPCESCEIRTEFQRDRDRILHCKSFRRLKHKTQVFISPEGDHYRTRLTHTLEVSQIARTIARSLRLNEDLTEAISLGHDLGHTPFGHTGERLLNSVSSNGFHHNIHSLRVVDILENGKGLNLTQEVRDGIVNHTGPGVPATLEGQIVALSDRIAYINHDIDDAIRAKIISREELPKDSIAILGDSHPARIDTMVKDVIYHSMEQKRIGMSESVGQATEALRDFMFRRVYITSDAKAEEKKAMYVLRELFRYFMDHPRQMPGEYIRQISVYGEDQAVCDYIAGMTDNYAIRTFRELFVPSSWKQL, encoded by the coding sequence ATGATTCGGGAAGAGTTGGAGAAGTTGGAAGAGGAGATCCTTTCCCCTCTGGCAGCGAAAAGCAGCAAAAGCAAAGGACGTCTGCACCCCTGTGAGAGCTGTGAAATCCGCACGGAATTTCAGAGGGACCGGGACAGGATCCTGCATTGCAAATCCTTTCGTCGTCTCAAGCATAAGACGCAGGTTTTTATTTCTCCGGAAGGGGATCATTACCGCACCAGGCTGACCCATACCCTTGAGGTCTCTCAGATTGCCCGCACCATTGCCCGTTCGTTACGTTTGAATGAGGATCTGACGGAGGCCATTTCCCTGGGTCACGACCTGGGGCATACTCCTTTTGGTCATACGGGGGAACGTCTGCTGAACAGTGTGTCTTCCAACGGGTTCCATCATAATATCCATAGCCTGCGGGTTGTGGATATCCTGGAAAACGGGAAAGGGCTGAACCTTACTCAGGAGGTTCGGGACGGCATCGTGAATCATACGGGCCCGGGAGTCCCGGCTACCCTGGAAGGACAGATCGTTGCCCTGAGTGACCGGATTGCCTACATCAATCATGACATAGATGATGCAATCCGGGCAAAAATCATTTCCAGGGAGGAGCTTCCAAAAGACAGCATTGCGATTTTGGGGGACTCCCATCCAGCGCGGATCGACACCATGGTAAAGGACGTCATTTATCACAGCATGGAGCAGAAACGGATCGGTATGAGTGAATCGGTCGGACAAGCTACGGAAGCACTGAGGGATTTTATGTTCCGCCGGGTCTATATCACCTCTGATGCCAAGGCGGAGGAAAAGAAGGCGATGTACGTGCTCAGGGAGCTGTTTCGCTATTTCATGGATCACCCCCGTCAGATGCCCGGGGAATATATCAGGCAGATATCAGTGTATGGGGAGGATCAGGCAGTCTGTGACTATATCGCAGGAATGACGGATAACTATGCCATCCGGACATTCCGTGAGCTGTTTGTGCCATCTTCCTGGAAACAGTTATAG
- a CDS encoding ABC transporter ATP-binding protein: MAYIVFRNVVKEYATGEVAIRALDDANFEINKGKLAVILGASGAGKTTALNLLGGMDTVTSGDVIVDGKYISKYDHKQLIGYRRTDIGFVFQFYNLVPNLTALENVELAAQICPNSLDAAETLNKVGLAERKNNFPAQLSGGEQQRVSIARALAKNPKLLLCDEPTGALDYNTGKQILQLLQDTCRRENITILIITHNSSLAAMADRVIHFKNGKAVDTVQNEHPVPISQIEW; this comes from the coding sequence ATGGCATATATTGTATTTCGCAACGTTGTGAAGGAATACGCCACCGGTGAGGTGGCGATCCGTGCATTGGATGATGCAAACTTTGAGATCAATAAAGGCAAGCTGGCGGTCATTTTGGGAGCTTCCGGAGCTGGAAAGACCACGGCATTGAATCTGTTGGGCGGCATGGACACCGTGACTTCCGGCGATGTCATCGTAGACGGCAAATATATTTCCAAATACGACCACAAACAATTGATCGGCTATCGCCGTACGGACATTGGATTTGTATTTCAGTTCTACAACCTGGTGCCGAATCTGACGGCGCTGGAAAACGTGGAACTGGCAGCGCAGATTTGTCCCAACTCGCTGGATGCAGCTGAGACACTGAACAAAGTAGGACTGGCAGAGAGAAAAAATAATTTCCCCGCACAGCTTTCCGGCGGAGAGCAACAGCGTGTTTCCATTGCACGAGCCCTTGCAAAGAACCCAAAACTGCTTTTGTGCGACGAACCCACCGGCGCACTGGATTACAATACCGGCAAACAGATTTTGCAGCTTTTGCAGGATACCTGCCGCAGGGAGAACATCACCATACTCATCATCACACACAACTCCTCCCTGGCAGCCATGGCCGACCGGGTCATCCATTTTAAAAACGGGAAGGCAGTCGATACCGTGCAAAATGAGCATCCTGTCCCGATCTCGCAAATTGAATGGTGA
- a CDS encoding sigma-70 family RNA polymerase sigma factor — translation MKRDRLEEEIADHVTQYKERYYRLAYSYVRNADDALDIVQESIYKAFLSVGSLKDPHSMKTWFYRIVVNASLDFLRKRKRSYPVEDEVLTRLDSGEADRYEDFDLKNALDQLPEKYRIVIVLRFFEDLKIEEIAEVLDENANTIKTRLYTSLNRLRLTLRDNGTEV, via the coding sequence ATGAAAAGAGACCGTCTCGAAGAGGAGATCGCAGACCATGTGACACAATACAAGGAGCGCTACTACCGGCTGGCCTACAGCTATGTCCGGAATGCGGACGATGCCCTGGACATTGTACAGGAATCCATTTACAAGGCATTTTTATCCGTGGGTTCCCTGAAAGATCCGCATTCCATGAAGACATGGTTTTACCGGATTGTAGTAAATGCTTCCCTGGATTTTTTGCGGAAGCGAAAAAGGTCCTATCCGGTGGAAGATGAGGTATTGACCAGACTGGATTCAGGAGAAGCTGACCGATACGAAGATTTTGATCTGAAAAATGCCTTGGATCAATTGCCTGAAAAATATCGTATCGTCATCGTATTGAGGTTTTTTGAAGACCTGAAAATTGAGGAGATTGCAGAAGTCCTTGATGAGAATGCCAATACGATAAAGACCCGTTTGTATACTTCTCTGAATAGGCTCCGTCTGACTCTGAGGGATAATGGCACGGAAGTCTAA
- a CDS encoding FtsX-like permease family protein: MSKTYYKDIGRSIQKGWKRLFSILIITALGVTMLTGLYASCADMYHSADRFFDRQNLFDIRIVSTLGLTQEDVDTLSRLKAVKAAEGGYSETVHTETAGVQKTADMSVLSRTGLNKPYLLDGRMPAKKGEIAVTQKYLEESGCSVGDPLTITETITEDEKVNGESESNPSEKNGNDVKDSSKESSDPDADIDLDDMKTELEETESPTFANTTYTITGVVLDPMNIQSSDGMSTLFRSTASSDYTFFITEEDADFDVFTAVYLTLDGTQELNSYSDEYDDKVQSVIANIESRIKKQREKARYDSVMQEARKKVQDAENTANEKFTEAGRKFADAWEDIDKARQELADGEITLTHEQKNADKQMAEARTKLENSRQKLSEGEKQLTAGETQLNEKAEELEQNEQRLAKERQEADDQFTTAEDTFQKEQDKLNANRRPLEEGTKQLKGIFGEAWPGKEWNALVRAAADLAAKGADENAVAKGTAAESAALAKAFLKLQNPVNDPYPETADTQDGPQIQDPDNPDGADSLPETGVQTALGLGMVTGGQQLLDAKKNSFEEQKTAAKRQMSEAGDRLNEGKAQIAAARQELKSHRTELETGRAELAKAEKKLNAEETRARKKITDAREDISEGKTELSKGQQELTEQEKEYAEKKEDAKRKLNDAYAKLDDIELTQWYVQDRTMLDSYFGLDNDLSSIETVGHFFPAIFLLVAILMSLTTMTRMVEEERGMIGTYKALGFAGGAIYRKYLLFAFCACLLGGIVGDIGGFILLPKFIAVILKELYTIPHYYLQFDLLYGIGGVLLFMAAIVGATALACHSELKHMPAALLRPKAPRAGSRIFLEHISAFWSRLKFLNKVTLRNLFRYKKRLFMTVGGIMGCTALLVCGFAIKDSIADLGPKQYDRIYQYDLMTVFDEKDQDEMARHLASDKNVGDYMELRIDSMKLINAKGEAEKVQLMALPDDSPIKDYIRLESPEGKILYPKDNGVLITQSAKNILGLKTGNSVSLQNMELEQQETKVAGIVKNYLGNNVYMTQKQYESLFGDYEANGVLAHLTDACTDPGAYAEELQDNDAVLSAVSTAKLKEEFGFDLIDAVVLLFIVMAGGLALVVLFTLSNTNISERTRELATIKVLGFYDKEVYQYVNRETLILTLAGILLGLPLGRFISGFLTTVLNMPSIYFAVHIEPVSYLITASITFLFAILINWFTNRTLDRIDMVEAMKSAE; encoded by the coding sequence ATGAGTAAAACATATTATAAGGATATCGGGCGCTCCATCCAAAAGGGATGGAAACGGCTATTTTCCATTCTCATCATTACGGCGCTGGGGGTTACCATGCTGACCGGACTGTATGCCTCCTGTGCGGACATGTATCATTCCGCGGACCGGTTCTTTGACCGGCAGAATCTGTTTGACATCCGGATTGTATCCACGCTGGGACTGACACAGGAGGATGTGGATACCCTTTCTCGGCTGAAAGCCGTAAAGGCTGCGGAAGGCGGTTACAGTGAAACCGTTCATACGGAAACTGCCGGAGTGCAAAAAACGGCGGACATGTCGGTGCTGAGCCGCACAGGCCTGAACAAGCCTTATCTGCTGGACGGCAGGATGCCGGCAAAAAAAGGGGAAATCGCCGTTACACAAAAATATCTGGAGGAAAGCGGCTGCTCTGTGGGCGATCCGCTGACCATTACAGAAACCATTACAGAAGATGAAAAAGTAAATGGAGAAAGCGAATCCAACCCTTCCGAAAAGAACGGAAACGATGTGAAAGATTCCTCAAAGGAGAGCAGCGATCCGGATGCGGACATTGATTTGGATGATATGAAAACGGAACTGGAGGAAACAGAGTCTCCCACCTTTGCCAATACGACATATACCATTACCGGCGTGGTATTGGATCCCATGAATATTCAGAGCAGCGATGGCATGAGCACCCTCTTTCGTTCCACTGCCTCCAGTGATTATACCTTTTTTATCACAGAGGAGGATGCCGACTTTGATGTGTTCACTGCCGTATATCTTACCCTGGACGGAACGCAGGAACTGAACTCCTATTCCGATGAATATGATGATAAGGTGCAGTCCGTCATAGCGAATATTGAAAGCCGGATCAAAAAACAGCGGGAAAAAGCACGTTATGATTCGGTCATGCAGGAAGCCCGCAAAAAGGTTCAGGATGCTGAAAATACCGCAAATGAAAAATTTACGGAAGCAGGCAGAAAATTTGCCGACGCATGGGAGGATATCGACAAAGCCAGGCAGGAACTGGCCGATGGAGAGATCACGCTCACCCATGAGCAAAAAAACGCAGACAAGCAAATGGCAGAAGCCCGGACAAAGTTGGAAAATTCCAGACAGAAACTGTCCGAAGGCGAAAAACAACTGACGGCCGGTGAGACACAGCTGAACGAAAAAGCAGAAGAATTGGAGCAGAACGAACAGCGTCTGGCAAAAGAACGGCAAGAGGCGGATGATCAATTTACCACTGCGGAAGATACTTTCCAAAAAGAGCAGGACAAGCTGAATGCAAATCGCCGTCCGCTGGAGGAAGGTACCAAACAACTTAAAGGCATCTTTGGCGAAGCATGGCCGGGAAAGGAATGGAATGCACTGGTCCGCGCTGCTGCCGATCTGGCAGCAAAGGGTGCAGACGAAAATGCCGTTGCAAAGGGCACTGCTGCTGAAAGTGCTGCCCTTGCCAAAGCATTCCTCAAACTTCAGAATCCAGTGAATGATCCTTACCCGGAAACGGCAGATACACAGGATGGCCCCCAAATACAGGATCCGGATAATCCGGACGGTGCGGATTCCCTGCCTGAAACCGGTGTACAGACTGCCCTGGGGCTGGGAATGGTCACCGGCGGCCAGCAACTGCTGGATGCAAAAAAAAACAGCTTTGAAGAGCAGAAGACCGCCGCTAAGCGGCAGATGTCTGAAGCCGGGGACAGGCTGAACGAAGGAAAAGCACAGATCGCAGCCGCACGCCAGGAGCTCAAATCCCATCGGACAGAGCTGGAAACCGGAAGGGCAGAACTGGCCAAAGCAGAAAAAAAGCTGAATGCAGAGGAAACCCGGGCAAGGAAAAAAATAACGGATGCCCGGGAAGATATCTCCGAGGGAAAAACGGAGCTTTCCAAAGGCCAACAGGAGCTGACGGAACAGGAAAAGGAATATGCAGAAAAAAAGGAGGATGCTAAAAGAAAGCTGAACGATGCATACGCCAAACTGGATGATATTGAACTGACACAATGGTATGTTCAGGATCGTACCATGCTGGACAGTTATTTCGGTCTGGATAACGATTTATCCTCCATTGAAACTGTGGGCCATTTCTTTCCTGCTATCTTCCTGCTCGTGGCAATTCTCATGAGCCTGACCACGATGACCCGGATGGTGGAAGAAGAACGGGGTATGATCGGAACCTACAAGGCACTGGGCTTTGCTGGAGGCGCCATTTACCGGAAATATCTCCTGTTTGCTTTTTGTGCCTGCCTGCTGGGCGGCATTGTGGGAGATATCGGCGGCTTTATCCTGCTGCCCAAATTCATAGCGGTGATTCTGAAAGAGCTTTATACGATTCCTCATTATTATCTGCAATTTGATCTTCTTTATGGTATCGGCGGGGTACTGTTGTTTATGGCAGCCATTGTAGGTGCCACTGCCCTGGCCTGCCATAGTGAGCTGAAACATATGCCGGCGGCTCTTCTGCGCCCCAAGGCACCCCGTGCAGGTTCCCGCATATTTCTGGAGCATATCTCCGCCTTCTGGAGCCGTCTGAAGTTTTTGAACAAGGTGACCCTTCGCAATCTGTTCCGATATAAAAAGCGCCTGTTTATGACAGTGGGAGGAATCATGGGCTGTACCGCCCTGCTGGTCTGCGGCTTTGCCATTAAGGATTCCATTGCCGATCTGGGTCCGAAACAGTACGACCGGATTTATCAGTATGATCTGATGACTGTTTTTGACGAAAAGGATCAGGATGAAATGGCCCGCCATCTGGCATCGGACAAAAATGTCGGGGATTATATGGAGCTGCGGATTGACAGCATGAAGCTCATCAATGCCAAGGGAGAAGCCGAAAAGGTGCAGCTGATGGCTCTTCCCGATGATAGTCCCATAAAGGATTATATTCGTCTGGAAAGCCCGGAAGGAAAGATTCTGTATCCAAAAGACAATGGTGTGCTGATCACACAAAGCGCAAAAAACATCCTTGGCCTTAAGACCGGAAATTCCGTTTCCCTGCAGAACATGGAGCTTGAGCAGCAGGAAACCAAGGTAGCCGGTATCGTGAAAAACTATCTGGGCAACAACGTCTATATGACGCAGAAGCAATATGAATCTCTTTTCGGAGACTATGAAGCAAACGGCGTGCTGGCACACCTGACGGATGCCTGCACCGATCCAGGTGCCTACGCGGAGGAGCTTCAGGATAACGATGCCGTTCTTTCCGCTGTCAGTACAGCCAAGCTGAAGGAAGAATTCGGCTTTGACCTGATTGATGCCGTTGTACTTCTGTTTATCGTCATGGCAGGGGGTCTTGCCCTGGTGGTCCTGTTTACCCTGTCCAATACAAATATCTCGGAGCGTACCAGAGAACTGGCTACCATAAAAGTGCTCGGCTTTTATGACAAGGAAGTCTACCAGTATGTCAACAGGGAAACGCTGATCCTGACCCTGGCAGGAATTCTCCTCGGTCTGCCGCTGGGACGCTTTATCAGTGGCTTTCTGACCACCGTACTCAATATGCCGTCCATCTATTTTGCCGTGCATATTGAGCCTGTCAGCTATCTTATTACCGCATCAATCACATTCCTTTTCGCCATATTGATCAACTGGTTCACCAACCGTACACTGGACCGTATCGATATGGTGGAAGCAATGAAAAGCGCTGAATAA
- a CDS encoding DUF3298 domain-containing protein has translation MERNSLDRLKKEYMEIPIPKELDARVKIALEKRRKGKVRRKRMWKEIGIAAAFLIICVGVLTAGINGSPAFAAKLSRVPALHRVVEVLNFRNYTVDEGKYHADIKVPSIQGLKNKDLEHTLNEKYLKENKNLYEDFMADMKEMKKSNTDGHMGVDSGYTILTDTDRILSVARYVVNTVGSSSTVMKYDTIDKEKEILITLPSLFRDDSYVGVISDNIKKQMTEQNKKDPDKIYWVEGINNDFEGFQSITADQNFYITAEGKLIISFDKYEVAPGYMGTVEFEIPTDILSRILVSDEYIK, from the coding sequence ATGGAACGAAACAGCCTGGATCGTTTAAAAAAGGAATATATGGAGATCCCAATTCCAAAGGAATTGGATGCACGCGTAAAAATTGCATTGGAGAAAAGGAGAAAAGGTAAAGTGAGGAGAAAAAGGATGTGGAAAGAAATCGGTATTGCTGCTGCTTTCCTGATTATTTGTGTTGGCGTTCTGACAGCGGGGATCAATGGCAGTCCGGCATTTGCAGCAAAATTGTCCAGGGTACCGGCTCTCCATCGTGTCGTGGAGGTATTGAATTTCCGGAACTATACGGTGGACGAAGGCAAGTATCATGCGGATATTAAGGTTCCTTCCATTCAGGGCCTGAAAAACAAGGATCTGGAGCATACATTGAACGAGAAGTACCTGAAAGAAAACAAAAACCTGTATGAAGACTTTATGGCAGATATGAAAGAGATGAAAAAAAGCAATACGGACGGACATATGGGAGTGGACAGTGGATATACCATTTTGACCGATACCGACAGAATTCTTTCGGTTGCCCGGTATGTCGTGAATACGGTCGGTTCCTCCTCCACTGTGATGAAATATGATACCATTGATAAGGAAAAGGAGATTCTGATCACTTTGCCGAGTCTGTTCAGGGATGACAGTTATGTGGGCGTCATCAGCGACAATATCAAAAAGCAGATGACGGAGCAGAATAAGAAGGATCCGGACAAGATTTATTGGGTGGAAGGAATCAATAATGACTTTGAAGGCTTCCAGAGCATTACCGCAGATCAGAACTTCTATATTACTGCAGAAGGAAAGCTGATTATTTCCTTTGACAAATACGAAGTTGCTCCCGGTTATATGGGTACCGTGGAATTTGAAATCCCGACGGATATCCTTTCAAGGATATTGGTCAGCGACGAGTATATCAAATAA